CTTTCATAACCGGTTCCACATCCGGTGCATCCTTGACCATTTCATCGTTAATGTTGGTCAGTTGCTGGATATTGTAGGGAATACGCTCATGCGGATTCACAAAGGTCGCATAACGGTCAATTTCCTTGCCTTCATACATTTTGACAGCCGCTATCTCAATGATTTTATTTTGCGTGACGGACAAACCGGTGGTTTCAATATCAAAAACGACATAGGTCGCTGTTTTCAAATTTAACGACTGCGCCTGCATCACAACCTCAACTGCGTCATTAACCACATTGGCCTCAATGCCGTAGATCATTTTAATTCCGTTTTTCTTGGCTGCCTTAGCGGCATCAGGATAGCATTGCACTCCACCATGATCGGTGACCGCAATCGCTTTGTGCCCCCACTTAGCGGCTGTTTTGACATATTGATCAATCGAGGCTACAGCATCCATTGCGCTCATCTTTGTATGCAGATGGAATTCAACCCGCTTTTCCTCTGCGTTATCCTTACGTGTAGGCGGAGCCTGTACTTCAATCAGATCGGAAGGAATCATAACCAGCTCGGGAATTTGCATAAAACGATCGTATTCTACCCGCCCACGGACTTTGACCCATTTTCCGTTAGCCAGCAGGCTGAGCACTTTTAGATCTTCTTTTGTTTTAGCAAACATTTTCATCTGCAAGGAATCACTAAAGTCTGTCAAATAGAACGTAAACAACGTACTGCCATTGCGCAGCTCTTTACTATCCAGACCGAAGATCGTCCCCTGCAAAGTAACTTTCTTCTCTTCGTCCTGAATATCCTGCATCGGAACAGGCGGTTCTTTGATTTCATAACCAAATTGAAGCCGGACATCTCCCTCTTCCTCTTCTACAGGCGGCATTTCAGCTTCCATACTTTCCATCATTTTCTGAATAACTTCGCGTTCTTCCTGCATCTTCTTCTCTTGGAACTGTTGCAAAGCCTCCTGATTACTTTCACCGACCTGAATTTTAACGCGCATGGAGAGTCCAAAATATTTGTCGTAAAATTTGATAATAGCTTGGTCAATCTGTTTTTTACGCGCCAGCTCCAGCGACATGCTATCGCTCATCGTCAGTATGAACAGCCCATCTTCCCACTCATGCACAGCCCGATTCATCCAACCGTTTACAGAGGGAATTTCACGATGTACCCACTCCAGAAAAAGCTTCCAGTATTCACCGATAATATCACCAGGTTGAACCTGATCACCATAATGAAATCGAAACGTTATTTTGGCGATATGATTCATCTTTTCCTGTACCTGAATGCAGAACGTACGATATACCTGAGCGGGAACCAGTGTCTCCTTGACAAGAATGATATTCCAGTCCTTATTGGTACGGCTAATTTCCACCTGATCAATCCAACCGTCCAAGAAATAAGGTTCAACCACTCCCGCAGGCATCACAACCTGTTTCATCAGCAGTTCCAGCCGCCTTCTCTTTTCTTCAGCTCCGCCCATGGCTCTCCCCCCCATTTCCTAATAATTCTATCTTAGCTGTCTTTAAAGTGTACAGCGGTCTCCTCATCTTCAACTTTCATTCCGAAAACATGAAAAGCTTCTGCGTCAAAAACATCTCCGACCGCAAAAGCTTTTCGTAGCCCTCCTCACCCCTCCAACGCGACAATATAAATCCTACGGGGCATTGCCACGTACAGTTATACTGTTGGCAGAGAAAATGAAGTGAGTATAATGGGTTTGCTTTACTTCTTTATTAGTACGCCCGTGCGAACACTACAGTATGCTTGGCCGGTTTGCCACAGCACAGACATGTGGTCTTTTGCTCGGTTGTTTTAAACGGTATGTTGCGGCTTGTAGCGCCTGTCACTTCTTTGACCTTGTCTTCACATTCCTCAGATCCACACCAGCCTGCCAAAGTAAAGCCGCGTTTTTCTTCCATGAGCGCCTTCATTTCATCCAGCGTATCGACGGAATAGAAGTTTTCTTCCATAAAATTCTTCGCACGAACATACATTTCCTGTTGTACCTGTGCAAGCATTGCCTGGACTTCCTCTACCAAGTTGTCCTGCTGTACAATTTTTTTCTCGCCGCTAATACGGGATACGAGTACACAGACACCGTTTTCCATATCACGAGGTCCGATTTCCAAACGTACTGGTACACCGCGCATTTCATATTCGTTAAATTTCCAGCCTGGACTCACATCGCTGCGGTCGTCCATTTTCACACGTACACCTGATTGCTTCAACTGAGCGAACAGTTCATCTGCGCGCGCGATCACAGCATCACGCTTCTTAGGCGGTCCGATTGGAACCATAACGACTTGTGTAGGTGCAACTTTAGGAGGCAAAGCCAAACCGCGATCATCTCCATGGACCATAATCAGTGCACCAATCAAGCGTGTACTTGTTCCCCATGAAGTTGTATGTGCGAACTCCAGATTATTTTCACGGCTCAAATATTTAATATCAAATGCAACCGCAAAATTGGTCCCCATATAGTGGGAGGTCCCAGCTTGTACCGCACGCCCATCCTTCATCATCGCTTCCAGTGAGAATGTTTCCTTCGCACCTGCAAATTTTTCAGATGGTGTCTTTTGTCCAGTAATAACTGGAATAGCCAGAACTTCTTCGATAACCTCACGGTACACTTCCAGCATTTTCATCGTTTCTTCGCGTGCTTCTTCCTCTGTTTCATGAGCCGTGTGACCTTCCTGCCACAAAAATTCACTTGTACGCAAGAAAGGTAGTGTCCGTTTTTCCCAACGCACCACGTTAGCCCATTGGTTAATAAGCACAGGCAGATCTCGATAGGACTGAATCCATTTGGAGTACATATGTCCAATCATGGTTTCTGAAGTCGGTCGGATTGCAAGGCGCTCTTCCAGCTTTTCCCCGCCAGCCTCGGTTACCCAAGGAAGCTCAGGATTAAATCCTTCCACGTGCTCTTTCTCCTTTTGGAAAAAGCTTTCGGGGATAAACATTGGAAAATAAGCATTGCGGTGACCCGTTTCTCTGAAACGCACGTCCATCGCTTCCTTGATATGCTCCCAAATTTCAAAACCGTCCGGGCGAAATACA
This DNA window, taken from Paenibacillus kribbensis, encodes the following:
- the proS gene encoding proline--tRNA ligase, producing the protein MSNDKQFVEEITPQSEDFSRWYIDVIKKAELMDYSPVRGCIVFRPDGFEIWEHIKEAMDVRFRETGHRNAYFPMFIPESFFQKEKEHVEGFNPELPWVTEAGGEKLEERLAIRPTSETMIGHMYSKWIQSYRDLPVLINQWANVVRWEKRTLPFLRTSEFLWQEGHTAHETEEEAREETMKMLEVYREVIEEVLAIPVITGQKTPSEKFAGAKETFSLEAMMKDGRAVQAGTSHYMGTNFAVAFDIKYLSRENNLEFAHTTSWGTSTRLIGALIMVHGDDRGLALPPKVAPTQVVMVPIGPPKKRDAVIARADELFAQLKQSGVRVKMDDRSDVSPGWKFNEYEMRGVPVRLEIGPRDMENGVCVLVSRISGEKKIVQQDNLVEEVQAMLAQVQQEMYVRAKNFMEENFYSVDTLDEMKALMEEKRGFTLAGWCGSEECEDKVKEVTGATSRNIPFKTTEQKTTCLCCGKPAKHTVVFARAY